A part of Candidatus Delongbacteria bacterium genomic DNA contains:
- the trpS gene encoding tryptophan--tRNA ligase, which yields MSSESAGSETRNEGEATARKPVILSGIQPSGSLMLGHYIGAIRNWKLLQETHDCFFMLVDMHAITVFQKPADLRKRSLELLALYIACGIDPERSTLFVQSHVPMHAELAWVLTCITPLGQLQRMTQFKDKSRKHEKNLNAGLLAYPVLMAADILLYNADKVPVGDDQKQHLELTRDLAIRFNSLYSDTFTVPEPWIAARAEGARIMSLQDPTSKMSKSDTDADASLLLLDPPAVIRNKLKRAVTDSETSIGYDPENRPGVSNLMTILKAVTGESFESQTERFAGKGYGPFKAELGEAVVAWLEPLQARYKEIIADKAGLEKVLDAGAEKARGVARRTLDKVYRKTGFLAGRRY from the coding sequence ATGAGCAGCGAGAGTGCCGGAAGTGAGACCAGGAATGAGGGGGAGGCAACGGCGCGCAAGCCGGTGATCCTCTCGGGAATCCAGCCCAGCGGATCGCTGATGCTGGGGCATTACATCGGCGCGATCCGCAACTGGAAGCTGCTGCAGGAAACCCACGATTGCTTTTTCATGCTGGTGGACATGCACGCCATCACCGTGTTCCAGAAACCGGCCGACCTGCGCAAGCGCAGTCTGGAATTGCTGGCGCTGTACATCGCCTGCGGCATCGATCCCGAACGCAGCACGCTCTTCGTGCAGAGCCATGTGCCCATGCATGCCGAGCTGGCCTGGGTGCTGACCTGTATCACGCCGCTGGGCCAGTTGCAGCGCATGACACAGTTCAAGGACAAGTCACGCAAGCACGAGAAGAATCTCAACGCGGGACTGCTGGCCTACCCCGTCCTGATGGCCGCGGACATTCTCCTGTACAACGCGGACAAGGTGCCGGTGGGCGACGACCAGAAACAACACCTGGAACTGACACGCGATCTGGCGATTCGCTTCAACAGTCTCTACAGCGACACCTTCACTGTGCCGGAGCCCTGGATTGCGGCGCGCGCCGAAGGGGCGCGCATCATGAGCCTGCAGGATCCCACCAGCAAGATGTCCAAGTCGGACACCGACGCCGACGCCAGCCTGCTGCTGCTGGATCCACCCGCCGTGATCCGCAACAAGCTCAAGCGCGCCGTGACCGACAGCGAAACCAGCATTGGCTACGATCCCGAGAACCGGCCCGGGGTGAGCAACCTGATGACCATTCTCAAGGCGGTCACGGGCGAGTCCTTCGAGAGTCAGACCGAGCGTTTCGCGGGCAAGGGCTATGGCCCCTTCAAGGCCGAACTGGGCGAGGCCGTGGTGGCCTGGCTGGAACCGCTGCAGGCGCGCTACAAGGAGATCATTGCCGACAAGGCGGGGCTCGAGAAGGTGCTGGATGCAGGCGCCGAAAAGGCTCGCGGCGTGGCGCGTCGCACGCTGGACAAGGTGTACCGCAAAACCGGATTCCTGGCAGGGCGCCGCTACTGA